The bacterium BMS3Abin08 DNA window AGATACTCGAGGACATCGGCCCTGATTACCGTCTCCATGTCCTCGGCCGAAGCAGCGGGTAGTACAGCTGAAAGGAAAATCAGGAGAATCAGCAGGACCATGTATCCCGGATGATTCATACCGGGATTCACCGTTGAGGCCCGGCAGGGCTGATCTCTGCTTTTATCTTTCATCATCCTTTCTTGCATGGCGATGCCTATTATAAATATAACACCCTGCGGTCTCTGCCGCAGTTCCATACTTTTGTCATTCCGGCTTGTCCGGAATCATTCTTTAAGAAGGATTCCCGACGCGCTTCACTTGCGGGAATGACAAATAACTGCAGTTTATAAACAGACTCTATTTAGTGTCTGTGTATAAATTGCTGTTTTATATTTTTGTCATACCCGAAGTCTGTAGTCGGGTATCCAGAAGTTACTGAAAAGACTGGATTCCCGCCCAACAGACCGCGGGAATGACGGCTCTATTGTTGAGTTAATACACAGACTCTATTTAATGAGATTTGCCTCACTATCATTCAATTCAGGTCCGGGGTATCCAGTTTAAAAGTTCATCTTGTTTCACTCAGCCTCTTGAGGGTGCCTTTATATCCGAGCGATTCAAGGGCGTCTCCTATAATATAAAAAGAACCGGTTACAACTACAAGGTCACCGGGGGCTGAGGCGCTCCTTGCCAGCGCAATTGCCTCCCCTGCCGAATCCGAGATATGAAATGCAATTCCGCCGGATGGTGCATCAACCGGGCTCTCATGGGCGGCTGAGATATTAACAGGACGTTGATCGCCCCTGTCCTTGATGACATGATCCGCTATCCTCTTCAGCCCCTCGGGGGTTTCAGCCCTTCCATAGGATAAAGCGGTGAAGATTACCCTGCCGGAGATCGGGAGGAGCGGTCTCAGTAGTCCCTCTATGTCCTTGTCCTTCATGGCACCGAAGATGAGAGTTACCTCCCTGAATCTCCCCGAAAGGTGGATATCCCTGATGGTTTGTGCAAGCCCCGATGCAGCTTCCGGATTGTGTGCCCCGTCGAAGAGGAAAGGCAGTCCGTCAAAGCAGAGGAGTTCAGCCCTGCCGTGCCATGAAGTCTTTGAAAGGCCGGAACGTACCGTGTTCGTAACCTCACGGATTTGTGGACAGAGTCCTGTAACCACCTGAAAGGCCCTTATGGCCAGTGATGCATTGATCATCTGATATTTGCCTGTAAGTGGAACCCGGATGCCCTCAATCCTCTGTTTCTCCGGGCCGTCTGCCGGAACTCCCGGGTCCCCGTTTCTTTTTTCTGAAGTATTGAACCTGTAGTCAAACCTTACCCCCTCCGGTGAGATTCCTTTTAACTCACCTGAGAAGTCTTTGCCATACTCGGTGACCGGGGCGTTCATCTCTTCCGCCCTCTTCATTATTACCCTTAAGGCTTCACCCTTCAACGGTCCGAGGATAATGGGTGTCTCTTTCTTGATTATACCGGCCTTCTCAAATGCGATCTCCTCAATGGTCTCTCCAAGAAACTCCTTGTGATCATGACCGACTGAAGTTATGACAGTTACGTCGGGAGTAAGGATATTAGTAGCATCAAACCGGCCGCCCATCCCTGTCTCTATAACCGCCCACTGTACCCCCCTCTCCCTGAAGTAAAGGAATGCCATGGCAGTGACAAACTCAAAAAAGGTGGGCTTGAGGTCCTTTACCCCTTCCATGGTGCGTCTGATCCTATCCGTCAGACGGACGACTTCTTCTTCGGAAACCTGTTTTCCATTTACCTGGATCCTCTCCGTAAAACTCAGAATGTGCGGAGAGGTGAATATTCCTACTTTAAGACCCGCCTCCAGGAGGAGCGAAGAGAGCATGGCCGCAGTTGAGCCCTTTCCGTTAGTGCCGGCAATATGGATACTCATGAAGGATTTTTCAGGATCCGATAAGAGTCCGAGGAGAACCCTTGTGTTATCGAGACCTAACTTAATGCCGTGCAGGGTAAGACCGTAGAGGTAATCAATGCTCTGTCGGTATTTCATTTAAGGATCTTCAGGATTCCGTGAATGGTTGGCCTGAGATTCTTTCTGTCAACGACCATGTCAATGAGCCCGTGTTCGAGAAGGAACTCAGCGCGCTGAAAGTCTTCAGGCAACTGCTGCTTGATTGTCTGTTCGATCACCCGTGGTCCTGCAAAGCCTATGAGGCTTTTGGGTTCCGCAATTATGACGTCACCGAGCATTGCAAAACTCGCGCTGACTCCCCCAAAGGTAGGATCGGAGAGCACGGATATATATGGGATACCTTCTTCCTTGAGCCTCCCGATGGCAGCGGAGACCTTTGCCATCTGCATGAGAGAAAACATCCCCTCCTGCATCCGTGCACCACCGGAGGCAGAGAAGATAACAAGGGGAAGTCTCTTTTCGAGCGCCCTTTCTGCGGCCCTTGTGACCTTCTCTCCCACAACAGAGCCCATGCTCCCGCCCATAAAGGCAAAGTCCATAATCGCTACTACAATCCTTGTCCCCTTGATCTCCGCTTCTCCGTATATGACCGCATCAGACAGCCCGGTTTTCTCTTGATTGTTTCTGATCCTTTCTTTGTAGGTGTGCGAGTCCTTGAACCCGAGTGGATCGGAGGAGGTGATATCAGAGTCCCTTTCCTCAAAGGAGTTGGGGTCTATAAGGAGTTTAAGCCTGGCCCGTGCACTTATCCTGAAATGATAGTTGCACTTGGGGCAGACCTTGAGGTTTCTTTCAACCTCCTTGCGGTAAACGATTTCCTTGCAGTTGTTACACTTAACCCACAGCCCCTCGGGTATCTTTACTTTCTTTTCCGACCCCTTGTCCTTTGTTTTCTTAAACCATGCCATGGGAATATGATGAGTTAAAAGCGGAAGCTTTTTTCCCTATATCGCCCTTCTCAATGATTTTAAATAACGGGGAAGGCCTCTGATATTTTCATTGACCATCCTGACAATGGAGCTTCCTACGATTACACCGTCTGCTATTTCTGCAACGGCCTTTGCTTCTTCCGGCTTCTTCACACCGAACCCGATGGCTACCGGCTTTCCCGAGATCGACCTGATTTTCCCGACCATGGACTTCATCTTTCCGTTTATCGTCAGTTTTGATCCGGTAATTCCCGTTATTGAAACGTAGTAAATAAAGCCAGTGGAAGCCCTGCTCACCAGGTTGATCCTGTCTTCGGTTGATGTTGGCGCAAGGAGGAATATGGTTGCGACGTCCTTCTCATGGGCGATCCCGGTGAGTTCCCCCGCCTCATCGGGGGGGAGGTCGGGGATGATCAGACCGTCCACCCCTGCTGCTTTGGAATGTTTTAAGAACCTGCTGATGCCGTATCTGAAGACAGGGTTGTAATAGGTCATGAGTATAATTGGGACCCGGCTCTTCTTTCTTATCTCCTCTACGGTCCCGACAACCTTCCTCAGAGTGACTCCCCGTTTAAGCGCCCTCTCTGCTGCTGCCTGGATCGTGGGGCCGTCGGCAAGGGGATCGGTGAAGGGGACCCCGAGTTCTATTATATCTGCGCCCGACCTCTCAAGGAGATACACGAGTTTTTTGGTCTCTCCGAGCGAGGGATCTCCGGCCATGATATAGGGAATGAAGGCCTTCCTTCCCTCTTGCCGCAGTCTTTTAAAAGTATCCTCTATCCTGTTCATATCCCTGACGGTGGAAAACACATCCGCTTGTTTTGAGGTATTATTATAACCTAAATTGAGCGATTGTATGTATGTTCCCGAATCAGCCGTTTGACTCGCGGGTCAAATTGAGGACGGATGGGTCAATCTCTCCGACCAAAGGTCGGGCCTTTCGGCAAGGTGCATTGTAATGGCTTTTCGTCTCATTTCCGACAGCGCCTTCAGCCCGCCTCCGATGGATTAGGGAGTGTTTGACTTTTTATTGATTGCCGCACTATGTTAATCTCAAATTGGTTAATCTCAAATTGAAGTCCGGATCGATATGCGTTTCAGGAGGAGGTCAGGCGTTGCATAACCTTCTTACATCCGGGGACAGAGGGGAGTCTGTTGTTATTCATACCGACAGGGGCTCGCCCCTTGCGAGCACGGTGTTTGTTTTGGATACATGCAGGAGGCCCGGTTTCCAGTCGATGGATATCGTTGTCAAAGATGAAGGATAGAGGGGTCCTGGTTTCAGCCATCGTTGTTTCCCTTGTCCTGCATTCCATCCTCTTTCTGATACCCGTCCATATCAAGGAGCCCCGCAGATCCGTAGAGGGGGTCATAAGCCTGTCACTGAAGGGGGTTTCAGGTCCGGTGTCCTATCCCCGGGATATGTCTTATAAAAAGGGGTCCGGTGGCAGGAAAAAAGGCAATGTAACGGAAAGGAGACACCTGAAAAGGCCGGAGATAACGGCAAAAGCCAATCCTCCGGAAAAAGAGGCGCCTGAAAAAGAGGCGCCTGCTGTGCAGAAGAAGAAAAAACAGGTCTATGATTTTCCGGAGGTTAAGGATAAAGGGATGCGAGGGGAAGCAGAGGTAAGGATTCCTGAAGATACCGAAGGGAAACTGCTCCCGGACGTGGCTGATGAGGAAAGTAAGGGGGGGGATGTCGGTCAGACGGAATCCCCTGCTGAAGGTATAGATAAAACCGGAGACCTGCCGTTGCCGGAAGGTCTGTCCGGCGCCGGGTATGCGCATGAAACAGAAGGCATTACCGGAGAGGGTCATTACCGGGCCGGAGGTGAGGGGACAGGGATAGACCGGTATATATCAACAATCAAGGATATTGTCAAGAGGAATATATACTATCCTCCCCTTGCAAGGCGGGCCGGGATGGAGGGGAAGGTGATGGTGGAGATGCTGATAATGAAAGACGGCAAGCTTGAGGACCTGAGGGTATCGGGTACGAGTGGAAGCACTGTTTTGGACAATGCGGCGGTAAGGATAATAAAAAGGTCCCAGCCCTTCCCATCTCCTCCGCGGGACTGGCTGAGGGTGCGGATACCTGTTGTTTTTATACTGAATGAATAGATTCCCCGGCCGGGCAAAAACCGTACGGACAGGCAGGCTATTGGTTTGAGAGTGTCGTTTTAACGGCGCTTATCAGCGGGTGGAGTTCTGAATCGTTTATTGTTCTTATATCAAGAAGCAGCCTGCCTTCCTTTACCCTTGCTATCACGGATGGGGTGCCTCTTCTTAGTCTTTCCTCGATCAGGGATGAGGATAATGTGCCGGATTTTAAGGTGACAACATAGGTCGGAAGATCAACTCCGGGTAATGAGCCGCCGCCGGCCTGTGAGAAGTCTTTCTCCAGTGCAATCTCAATATCCCGCATACCCGGCTTCGATAGTCCTTTGAGAAGTCTTGAAGCCCTTTTCTTTAAGACCCCCTCGTCCTGAAAGATTGCCTTCAGGACGGGAATCCTGCTCCCGGCCTTTTCAGTATCCAGGTAATGGATGAGCGTTGCCTCGAGCGCGGATAAGGTCAGCTTGTCGACCCGGACCGCCCTGGTAAGAGGGTGTCTGCCTATTTTTTCAATGATGGGTCTCCTGCCGGCGATTATGCCGGCCTGTGGTCCGCCGAGCAGCTTATCACCACTGAAGGTGACAATGTCCACCCCGCTTTTTACGATATCCCCGACGACCGGTTCACCATGGATCCCCGAGAGGCTGAGGTCAACGAGACATCCGCTCCCGAGATCAAACATAACGGGGATGCCGTGTCTTTTCCCGATCTCTACAATTTCCTCTGCCGGTACATCATCGGTGAAGCCGATCATGCGGTAATTTGACTGGTGCACTTTTAATAAGAGGGCGGTGTTTTCATTGATTGCCTCTTCATAATCCCCCGGATGGGTCTTGTTTGTTGTGCCGACCTCCCTCAGAACACTACCGCTGAGGTTCATTACATCGGGTATCCTGAAAGAACCCCCGATCTCAACGAGTTCGCCCCGCGATATGACTACTTCCCCTTCACCTGCCAGGGCGCTCAGGGAGAGTAAAACAGCAGCAGCGTTGTTGTTAACCACTATCGCATCCTCTGCTCCCGTGAGGTCCCTTATTATCCACCTTAGATTGTCATATCTCTTTCCCCTTTTGCCCTTCCCGATGTTGTACTCAAGGTTGGAATATCCTCTTGCGATGCGGGAGATGTTCTCTATCGCCTCGTCGGAAAGGGGTGCCCTGCCGAGGTTTGTATGGATAACGATCCCCGTGGCGTTTATGACAGGTATCAGGCGTTTTGAAACCGAGAGCCTGATCAAAGGTTCTATTTCCCGATAGAGACAGTCAGGTGAAAGGTCGGGCGACTTTCCCGCCATGATGGCCTCTCTTTTTTTGTCTATGACCTCCCTGATAGCCTTTATAACACAGGACCGTGGATATGTCTCCCGCCACTGGTTCCCCTGTGTGCTCTTTATGATTTCATCTACAGACGGGAGTTCCTTCAGGAGGTTTTCTTTATCCGGTTTGTTTTCAGCCATTTCAGGATATAGTATCCTCAAATGAGAGCTTTGTCAAGTTTTCTGCTGAGTCCCGAATCCGCCGTTTGACTCGTGGGTCGAATTGAGGGCAGGTGGGTCAAGCTCTCCGACCAAAGGCCGGGGCTTTCGGCAAGGTGCATTGTAAGAATTCGATATACAAGCAGTAGTGGTGTTGCCCGAGCGGAGGCTACGTATGGTATGTTGAGCATTGGGCGTACCTGCTGCGACGCAGGAGATCGATTTTTTACGACGCCATCAATGGTATAATACTGGCAAAAATCCAACGGAGGAGAGATATGATAGAGAGGGAATCACTCCTGACTTACCTCAGGGAGAGGTTTGGTGATGTCTGCATAAAGAGGTTTGAACGTCTCGGGGCAGGTGTGCATGGTACGGGATTTTCACTTGTTATTGAGACAGGCGGTCGCGAAAGGGAGTATGTTGTGAAAGACCTTGCTCCCGAGGGGCTTGGTCATGATTACCCCTCTGACCGGGCCGCTGTCCTGCTGCTGGCCTACGACGAGTACGGCAATCTGCCGAAACATATCAGGGCTGTAGATGTTGTTGCCCTTACAGAGGACGGATCGGTGAGATCGGTAAGTGGGGGAAAGGAGTATTTCCTGGTCATGGAGAAGGCAGAGGGTACAAACTACTTCAGTGACCTTGAGGAGATGAAGGATAAAGCCGTTCTGTCGGACATGGACAGGAAGAAGATACAGGCCATGGCCGGTTACCTCAAGGAGATTCATTCGGTGAAGAAGGAATCAAAGACCCTTTACCGGCGGAAGATCAGGGATACCATCGGGCACGGAGAATGCCTCATGGGTGTCTTTGATTCCTATCCGGATGGTGTGGTCGGTTATGATACTATGGCGGAGATCGAAAAGCTGTGTGTCGACTGGCGTGCACGTCTGAAACCATTCCATGGGAGACTCTGTCAGATACATGGTGACTTCCACCCGGGCAATATCTGGTTCAGGGGGGACGACTTTGTTCTCCTTGACAGGAGCAGAGGCCCCTGGGGTGACGGGGCCGATGATATCACGGCAATGACCATCAACTATATATTCTATTCAATCATGTATCATGATTCAGTTACGGGGGCCTACAGAGAGGCCCTTGAACTCTTTTATGAGAGATACATTGAGCTTACCGGGGACAGGGAGATCCTTTCCGTTGTCGCCCCCTTCTATGCCTTCAGGGGGGCGGTGGTGGCACATCCGGTCTTTTATCCGCAGTTGGGCGGTAAGCAGAGGATAAAGGTCTTCAGCTTTATGAGGAATGTCCTGCTTTCTGAAAGATTCGAACCTGAAAGGGTCAACGACCTTCTTGTATAAATTTCAGACTTGAGATAAATTTGTTATATGGATGTATTACGTAAACTGATAATGCTGCCTTGACTTAAGGGGCTCCATAATGTTATTACTTATTGATTTTTATTTCACTGAGCCTCGGCTGTAGCTATCATAATTTTTCAGGAGGAAGGATGGCACTATTGACCTTTAAAGGTGGAATTCACCCCCCCTATCACAAGGAGCTTGCAGCAGGTGCCCCGATAAAAGAGATGAATGCCCCCGCCCGGGTATTTATTCCCTTAAGTCAGCATATCGGCGCTCCCTGTAACTGTGTTGTTGAGATCGGCCGGGAGCTGAAGAAGGGGGAGCTCGTTGGAGAGCCGGCGGGGTTTGTATCCGCCCCGGTTCATGCATCTGTCTCCGGCAAGGTCGTGGCCATCATGGATATACCAAATGCGATGGGGAGGATGGTCCCGTCCGTTGTTGTAGAGAACGATGGGAAGGATGAGTGGACCCGGCTGAGGGATAACCCCGACTACATGAATCTCTCTCCCGATGAACTCAAGCAAAAGATAAAGGATGCAGGGATTGTAGGTATGGGTGGAGCCACCTTTCCTACCCATGTGAAGCTCTCTCCACCCAAGGAAAAGCCCATAGACGTAGTTATAATCAATGGTGCGGAGTGTGAGCCCTATCTTACGGCAGACCACCGGCTTATGGTCGAGACACCACAGGATGTGATGGAAGGGCTGAGGATCCTGATGAGGGTACTCGGTGTGAAGAAGGGCTATGTGGGAATCGAGGCAAACAAGCCCGATGCAATTGAGAAGATGAAAGAGGCTGCTTCGGGGGGCCCGGATATCGAAGTGAGCCCGCTTGAGGTCAAGTATCCCCAGGGCGCTGAAAAGATGCTGATCAAGGCAATAACGGACCGGGATGTCCCGGCTGGAGGCCTCCCCATGGATATCGGTGTCGTCGTACAGAATGTGGGGACGGCGGTTGCAATTTATGAGGCCTGCAGGTACGGGAAACCCCTTGTTGAAAGGGTTGTGACGGTTACCGGCCTTGGTATCAGGAATCCGGGTAACGTGAAGGCCCGTATCGGCACTTCCAT harbors:
- the selA gene encoding L-seryl-tRNA(Sec) selenium transferase is translated as MAENKPDKENLLKELPSVDEIIKSTQGNQWRETYPRSCVIKAIREVIDKKREAIMAGKSPDLSPDCLYREIEPLIRLSVSKRLIPVINATGIVIHTNLGRAPLSDEAIENISRIARGYSNLEYNIGKGKRGKRYDNLRWIIRDLTGAEDAIVVNNNAAAVLLSLSALAGEGEVVISRGELVEIGGSFRIPDVMNLSGSVLREVGTTNKTHPGDYEEAINENTALLLKVHQSNYRMIGFTDDVPAEEIVEIGKRHGIPVMFDLGSGCLVDLSLSGIHGEPVVGDIVKSGVDIVTFSGDKLLGGPQAGIIAGRRPIIEKIGRHPLTRAVRVDKLTLSALEATLIHYLDTEKAGSRIPVLKAIFQDEGVLKKRASRLLKGLSKPGMRDIEIALEKDFSQAGGGSLPGVDLPTYVVTLKSGTLSSSLIEERLRRGTPSVIARVKEGRLLLDIRTINDSELHPLISAVKTTLSNQ
- the trpA gene encoding tryptophan synthase alpha chain, which translates into the protein MFSTVRDMNRIEDTFKRLRQEGRKAFIPYIMAGDPSLGETKKLVYLLERSGADIIELGVPFTDPLADGPTIQAAAERALKRGVTLRKVVGTVEEIRKKSRVPIILMTYYNPVFRYGISRFLKHSKAAGVDGLIIPDLPPDEAGELTGIAHEKDVATIFLLAPTSTEDRINLVSRASTGFIYYVSITGITGSKLTINGKMKSMVGKIRSISGKPVAIGFGVKKPEEAKAVAEIADGVIVGSSIVRMVNENIRGLPRYLKSLRRAI
- a CDS encoding phosphotransferase enzyme family protein, producing the protein MIERESLLTYLRERFGDVCIKRFERLGAGVHGTGFSLVIETGGREREYVVKDLAPEGLGHDYPSDRAAVLLLAYDEYGNLPKHIRAVDVVALTEDGSVRSVSGGKEYFLVMEKAEGTNYFSDLEEMKDKAVLSDMDRKKIQAMAGYLKEIHSVKKESKTLYRRKIRDTIGHGECLMGVFDSYPDGVVGYDTMAEIEKLCVDWRARLKPFHGRLCQIHGDFHPGNIWFRGDDFVLLDRSRGPWGDGADDITAMTINYIFYSIMYHDSVTGAYREALELFYERYIELTGDREILSVVAPFYAFRGAVVAHPVFYPQLGGKQRIKVFSFMRNVLLSERFEPERVNDLLV
- the accD gene encoding acetyl-coenzyme A carboxylase carboxyl transferase subunit beta — its product is MAWFKKTKDKGSEKKVKIPEGLWVKCNNCKEIVYRKEVERNLKVCPKCNYHFRISARARLKLLIDPNSFEERDSDITSSDPLGFKDSHTYKERIRNNQEKTGLSDAVIYGEAEIKGTRIVVAIMDFAFMGGSMGSVVGEKVTRAAERALEKRLPLVIFSASGGARMQEGMFSLMQMAKVSAAIGRLKEEGIPYISVLSDPTFGGVSASFAMLGDVIIAEPKSLIGFAGPRVIEQTIKQQLPEDFQRAEFLLEHGLIDMVVDRKNLRPTIHGILKILK
- a CDS encoding gram-negative bacterial tonB protein; translated protein: MKDRGVLVSAIVVSLVLHSILFLIPVHIKEPRRSVEGVISLSLKGVSGPVSYPRDMSYKKGSGGRKKGNVTERRHLKRPEITAKANPPEKEAPEKEAPAVQKKKKQVYDFPEVKDKGMRGEAEVRIPEDTEGKLLPDVADEESKGGDVGQTESPAEGIDKTGDLPLPEGLSGAGYAHETEGITGEGHYRAGGEGTGIDRYISTIKDIVKRNIYYPPLARRAGMEGKVMVEMLIMKDGKLEDLRVSGTSGSTVLDNAAVRIIKRSQPFPSPPRDWLRVRIPVVFILNE
- the rnfC gene encoding electron transport complex protein RnfC, whose product is MALLTFKGGIHPPYHKELAAGAPIKEMNAPARVFIPLSQHIGAPCNCVVEIGRELKKGELVGEPAGFVSAPVHASVSGKVVAIMDIPNAMGRMVPSVVVENDGKDEWTRLRDNPDYMNLSPDELKQKIKDAGIVGMGGATFPTHVKLSPPKEKPIDVVIINGAECEPYLTADHRLMVETPQDVMEGLRILMRVLGVKKGYVGIEANKPDAIEKMKEAASGGPDIEVSPLEVKYPQGAEKMLIKAITDRDVPAGGLPMDIGVVVQNVGTAVAIYEACRYGKPLVERVVTVTGLGIRNPGNVKARIGTSITELIEDRGGFTDSPVKVVLGGPMMGFAQYTLDVPVTKGTSGVLVMSEQEYVPLDKFGPCIRCGRCIDACPMGLMPSMLSLFAEKGYYEDTKDYNLFDCFECGSCTYVCPSKRPIVQLIRLAKSLVKR
- the fgs gene encoding folylpolyglutamate synthase — encoded protein: MKYRQSIDYLYGLTLHGIKLGLDNTRVLLGLLSDPEKSFMSIHIAGTNGKGSTAAMLSSLLLEAGLKVGIFTSPHILSFTERIQVNGKQVSEEEVVRLTDRIRRTMEGVKDLKPTFFEFVTAMAFLYFRERGVQWAVIETGMGGRFDATNILTPDVTVITSVGHDHKEFLGETIEEIAFEKAGIIKKETPIILGPLKGEALRVIMKRAEEMNAPVTEYGKDFSGELKGISPEGVRFDYRFNTSEKRNGDPGVPADGPEKQRIEGIRVPLTGKYQMINASLAIRAFQVVTGLCPQIREVTNTVRSGLSKTSWHGRAELLCFDGLPFLFDGAHNPEAASGLAQTIRDIHLSGRFREVTLIFGAMKDKDIEGLLRPLLPISGRVIFTALSYGRAETPEGLKRIADHVIKDRGDQRPVNISAAHESPVDAPSGGIAFHISDSAGEAIALARSASAPGDLVVVTGSFYIIGDALESLGYKGTLKRLSETR